Proteins co-encoded in one Streptococcus ruminicola genomic window:
- the nusG gene encoding transcription termination/antitermination protein NusG: MLDSFDKGWFVLQTYSGYENKVKETLLQRAQTYNMLDNILRVEIPTQTVNVEKNGKIKEVEENRFPGYVLVEMVMTDEAWFVVRNTPNVTGFVGSHGNRSKPTPLLEEEIRSILISMGQTVDVVDTNIKAGDVVQIIDGAFAGQEGRVVEIENNKVKLMINMFGTETQAELELYQIAEL; the protein is encoded by the coding sequence ATGTTAGATTCTTTTGATAAAGGTTGGTTTGTGCTACAAACTTACTCTGGTTACGAAAACAAAGTAAAAGAAACTCTTTTGCAACGTGCACAAACTTACAACATGTTGGACAACATCTTGCGTGTTGAAATCCCAACACAAACTGTTAACGTTGAAAAGAACGGTAAAATCAAAGAAGTTGAAGAAAATCGCTTCCCTGGTTATGTTTTGGTTGAAATGGTTATGACAGACGAAGCTTGGTTCGTTGTTCGTAACACTCCAAACGTTACTGGTTTCGTTGGTTCACACGGTAACCGTTCAAAACCAACTCCACTTTTGGAAGAAGAAATCCGTTCAATCCTTATCTCAATGGGTCAAACTGTTGATGTTGTTGATACAAACATTAAAGCTGGTGATGTGGTTCAAATCATCGACGGTGCTTTTGCTGGTCAAGAAGGACGTGTTGTAGAAATCGAAAACAACAAAGTTAAATTGATGATTAACATGTTTGGTACTGAAACACAAGCTGAATTGGAACTTTACCAAATCGCTGAATTGTAA
- a CDS encoding zinc ribbon domain-containing protein, with amino-acid sequence MKKFKHTLKRKKVWIPSVIVGVLLLVFVVWGSFHYSKKQVIRDYVAAYQKSGDTFDNIKGYIVWADNNEKVTTDEAKYATFTKLSKSKADKLSRDLTKADVSDDIYVKKIGRKFLIFPNYRIALKPLDLTIKTNVDKVDILLNKKKVALSDSTDYSVKLERLPIADYTASISGKYNGKPIELSKDYDGKDKVLDLSVTFKNFKVTSNLVDGELYFDNTRVGTLENGEYEVSDYPLTDSAKAYVKKKFSDGDLKSQKQALASIADGDTVALNVDNLLDNETAGKVLISAFDQMILYLNAGQDSSTVSTVFEDGGNNDFYKGLKESIKAKMQTDSRKATSLTVPNITLTSLSQVGKETYVAGFTATYDFHYDKSTDTEKQTSGEVIQNLEGKVTLKKAGATYVVANSGQKSITVTNEDNQVKGESLFPEAMLGTWKVDDKSDTSFTFEADGTITQTTKNNKKQTKVTGIEDKGNNVYHYLYGDDADTSVFTVSGLGGVGVKYTFGIKVDGNKLTLVVWQANKDADFDYSKPMLGSTLSKK; translated from the coding sequence ATGAAAAAGTTTAAACACACGCTAAAACGTAAGAAAGTCTGGATTCCTAGTGTGATTGTGGGAGTGCTACTCTTGGTCTTTGTGGTTTGGGGAAGTTTTCACTACTCTAAAAAACAAGTCATTCGAGATTACGTAGCAGCTTACCAAAAATCTGGGGATACTTTTGACAATATCAAAGGTTATATCGTTTGGGCTGATAACAATGAAAAGGTTACAACTGATGAAGCCAAGTATGCGACATTTACCAAGTTATCAAAATCAAAAGCTGACAAGCTAAGTAGGGATTTAACAAAAGCGGACGTTTCTGATGATATTTACGTCAAAAAAATCGGTCGTAAGTTTTTGATTTTCCCAAATTATCGTATCGCTTTGAAACCTTTGGATTTGACTATTAAGACGAATGTTGATAAGGTCGACATTTTGCTCAATAAAAAGAAAGTTGCGCTTAGTGATTCAACTGATTACAGCGTCAAGCTTGAACGCTTGCCAATCGCTGATTACACGGCAAGTATTTCTGGAAAATATAATGGCAAACCAATCGAGTTAAGTAAAGATTACGATGGCAAGGACAAGGTTCTTGATTTATCGGTGACTTTTAAAAACTTTAAAGTCACAAGTAACTTAGTTGATGGTGAGCTTTATTTTGATAACACACGCGTAGGCACTTTGGAAAATGGTGAGTACGAGGTTAGTGATTACCCGTTGACAGATTCAGCTAAAGCTTACGTGAAGAAGAAATTTTCAGATGGTGATTTGAAATCACAAAAACAAGCTCTAGCAAGTATAGCTGATGGGGATACAGTTGCTTTGAATGTCGATAATCTTTTGGATAATGAAACAGCTGGAAAAGTCTTGATATCAGCTTTTGACCAAATGATCTTGTATTTGAACGCTGGGCAAGACTCATCAACGGTATCTACGGTTTTTGAAGACGGCGGTAATAATGACTTTTACAAAGGCTTGAAAGAAAGTATCAAGGCTAAGATGCAAACTGATAGTCGCAAGGCGACAAGTCTAACAGTACCAAATATCACTTTGACCAGTCTATCTCAAGTCGGCAAGGAAACTTATGTGGCAGGATTTACAGCAACTTATGATTTCCACTACGATAAATCGACAGATACTGAAAAGCAAACATCAGGTGAAGTCATCCAAAACTTAGAAGGTAAAGTAACCTTGAAGAAAGCTGGCGCGACTTATGTTGTCGCTAATTCAGGTCAAAAGAGTATCACAGTGACAAATGAAGACAATCAAGTCAAAGGAGAGTCGCTCTTCCCAGAAGCTATGCTTGGCACATGGAAAGTCGACGATAAGAGTGATACGTCATTTACCTTTGAGGCTGATGGAACAATCACTCAAACGACTAAAAATAATAAGAAACAAACCAAGGTTACGGGTATTGAAGACAAAGGAAATAATGTCTATCATTACCTTTACGGGGACGATGCTGATACAAGCGTCTTTACAGTTAGTGGTCTTGGCGGCGTTGGTGTTAAATATACTTTCGGTATTAAAGTCGACGGTAACAAGCTTACTCTAGTGGTATGGCAAGCAAATAAAGATGCTGATTTTGATTACAGTAAGCCAATGCTTGGTAGCACTTTGAGTAAAAAATAA
- the leuS gene encoding leucine--tRNA ligase, translated as MATYNHKEIEKKWQAFWADNHTFKTGTDADKPNFYALDMFPYPSGAGLHVGHPEGYTATDILSRFKRAQGYNVLHPMGWDAFGLPAEQYAMDTGNDPAEFTAKNIANFKRQINSLGFSYDWDREVNTTDPNYYKWTQWIFTKLYEKGLAYEAEVPVNWVEELGTAIANEEVLPDGTSERGGYPVVRKPMRQWMLKITAYAERLLNDLDDLDWPESIKDMQRNWIGKSTGANVTFKVKDTDKDFTVFTTRPDTLFGATYAVLAPEHPLVEAITTPEQAQAVADYKHQASLKSDLARTDLAKEKTGVWTGSYAINPVNGKEMPIWIADYVLVSYGTGAIMAVPAHDTRDWEFAKQFNLEIIPVLEGGNVEEEAYTEDGLHINSGFLDGLDKAQAIDKMVEWLEAEGVGNKKVTYRLRDWLFSRQRYWGEPIPIIHWEDGTTTAVPEDQLPLVLPVTKDIKPSGTGESPLANLTDWLEVTREDGVKGRRETNTMPQWAGSSWYFLRYIDPHNDEKLADEDLLKAWLPVDIYIGGAEHAVLHLLYARFWHKFLYDLGVVPTKEPFQKLFNQGMILGTSYRDHRGALVATDKVEKRDGSFFNIETGEELEQAPAKMSKSLKNVVNPDDVVERYGADTLRVYEMFMGPLDASIAWSEEGLEGSRKFLDRVYRLLTTKEVVAENNGNLDKVYNETVKAVTEQLEAMKFNTAIAQLMVFVNAANKEDKLFADYAKGFVQLLAPFAPHLSEELWQELTHSGESISYVAWPTWDESKLVENDVEIVIQIKGKVRAKLVVPKDSSREELEKLALANEKIQAEIAGKDIIKVIAVPNKLVNIVVK; from the coding sequence ATGGCAACTTATAATCATAAAGAGATTGAGAAAAAATGGCAGGCTTTTTGGGCTGATAACCATACTTTCAAAACAGGGACTGATGCTGACAAACCAAACTTCTATGCGTTAGATATGTTCCCTTACCCATCTGGTGCTGGTCTTCACGTAGGACACCCAGAAGGATATACTGCGACAGATATTCTTAGCCGTTTCAAACGTGCTCAAGGTTACAACGTGCTTCACCCAATGGGTTGGGATGCATTTGGTCTTCCAGCAGAACAATACGCAATGGATACTGGTAATGACCCAGCTGAATTCACAGCTAAAAACATTGCTAACTTCAAACGTCAAATCAACTCACTTGGTTTCTCATATGACTGGGATCGTGAAGTAAACACAACTGACCCTAACTACTACAAATGGACTCAGTGGATTTTCACAAAATTGTACGAAAAAGGTTTGGCATACGAAGCTGAAGTGCCAGTTAACTGGGTTGAAGAATTAGGTACAGCTATCGCCAACGAAGAAGTGCTTCCTGACGGAACTTCAGAACGTGGTGGTTACCCAGTTGTCCGTAAACCAATGCGTCAATGGATGCTTAAAATCACAGCTTACGCAGAACGTTTGCTTAACGACTTGGATGACCTTGATTGGCCAGAATCAATCAAAGACATGCAACGTAACTGGATTGGTAAATCAACTGGTGCTAACGTTACTTTCAAAGTTAAAGACACTGACAAAGATTTCACAGTATTTACAACTCGTCCAGATACACTATTTGGTGCAACTTACGCTGTTTTGGCTCCAGAACACCCACTTGTTGAAGCTATTACAACACCAGAACAAGCACAAGCTGTTGCGGATTACAAACACCAAGCAAGTCTTAAATCTGACCTAGCTCGTACAGACCTTGCTAAAGAAAAAACTGGTGTTTGGACTGGTAGCTACGCTATTAACCCAGTAAATGGTAAAGAAATGCCAATCTGGATTGCTGACTATGTTCTTGTAAGCTACGGAACTGGTGCTATCATGGCTGTTCCTGCCCACGATACACGTGACTGGGAATTTGCAAAACAATTTAACCTAGAAATCATTCCAGTTCTTGAAGGTGGAAATGTTGAAGAAGAAGCTTACACAGAAGATGGACTTCACATCAACTCTGGCTTCCTAGATGGTCTTGATAAAGCGCAAGCTATTGACAAAATGGTCGAATGGCTTGAAGCAGAAGGTGTTGGTAACAAGAAAGTAACTTACCGTCTTCGTGACTGGCTCTTCTCACGTCAACGTTATTGGGGTGAACCAATCCCAATCATCCACTGGGAAGATGGTACAACAACAGCTGTTCCAGAAGATCAACTTCCACTTGTATTGCCAGTAACAAAAGATATCAAACCTTCAGGTACAGGTGAATCACCACTTGCTAACTTGACTGATTGGCTTGAAGTGACTCGTGAAGACGGTGTTAAAGGTCGTCGCGAAACAAATACAATGCCACAATGGGCTGGTTCAAGCTGGTACTTCCTACGCTACATCGATCCACACAACGATGAAAAATTGGCTGATGAAGACCTTCTTAAAGCTTGGTTGCCAGTTGATATCTACATCGGTGGTGCTGAGCACGCTGTGCTTCACTTGCTTTACGCTCGTTTCTGGCACAAATTCCTTTATGATTTAGGTGTTGTTCCAACGAAAGAACCATTCCAAAAACTCTTCAACCAAGGTATGATTTTGGGAACAAGCTACCGCGATCACCGTGGTGCCCTTGTTGCAACTGATAAAGTTGAAAAACGTGATGGTTCATTCTTCAACATCGAAACTGGTGAAGAACTTGAACAAGCGCCAGCGAAAATGTCTAAATCACTTAAAAACGTTGTTAACCCAGATGATGTGGTTGAACGTTACGGTGCTGATACACTTCGTGTATACGAAATGTTCATGGGACCACTTGATGCTTCAATCGCTTGGTCTGAAGAAGGTCTTGAAGGTTCACGTAAATTCCTCGACCGCGTATACCGCTTGTTGACAACAAAAGAAGTTGTTGCAGAAAACAACGGCAACTTGGATAAAGTTTATAACGAAACTGTCAAAGCTGTCACTGAACAACTTGAAGCAATGAAATTCAACACAGCTATCGCACAATTGATGGTATTTGTTAACGCAGCAAATAAAGAAGACAAACTCTTTGCTGATTACGCTAAAGGATTTGTACAATTGTTAGCTCCATTTGCACCACACCTTTCTGAAGAATTGTGGCAAGAATTGACACATTCAGGTGAATCAATTTCATACGTTGCATGGCCAACATGGGACGAATCAAAACTCGTTGAAAACGACGTTGAAATTGTTATCCAAATCAAAGGTAAAGTTCGTGCAAAACTTGTTGTACCAAAAGACTCAAGCCGTGAAGAACTTGAAAAACTTGCTCTTGCAAACGAAAAAATTCAAGCTGAAATCGCTGGTAAAGACATTATCAAAGTGATTGCGGTACCTAATAAACTTGTAAATATCGTTGTGAAATAA
- a CDS encoding PASTA domain-containing protein has product MKKSSGMLGKLGGLLGGVSSIDFAGDIIKEAAPMIEKSLDRRYEKKQSLVQLPNVIDIDVDKASSIIEDTGFKVVTLQAKPNVRYANNKNNEVVMTEPKAGPVDPGSLVKVYYVTEEVIKESNKLKLEQAVKVEDLLNTAQAVKKAATSTFMSYINKEDL; this is encoded by the coding sequence GTGAAAAAAAGCAGCGGAATGCTTGGAAAATTAGGAGGATTACTTGGAGGAGTATCTTCAATAGATTTTGCTGGAGATATTATAAAAGAAGCTGCACCTATGATTGAAAAAAGCTTAGATAGAAGATATGAGAAAAAACAAAGTCTTGTACAGCTACCCAACGTTATTGATATTGATGTAGATAAAGCAAGTAGCATTATAGAAGACACTGGTTTTAAAGTAGTTACACTTCAAGCCAAGCCAAACGTCAGATACGCCAATAATAAAAATAATGAGGTTGTGATGACAGAACCTAAAGCTGGGCCTGTTGACCCTGGTTCGCTTGTTAAAGTTTATTATGTTACCGAAGAAGTCATCAAAGAAAGTAATAAATTGAAGTTAGAACAAGCTGTAAAAGTAGAGGACTTACTGAATACAGCACAAGCTGTAAAAAAAGCAGCAACTTCTACTTTCATGTCATACATTAACAAAGAAGATTTATAA
- the pbp2a gene encoding penicillin-binding protein PBP2A, producing the protein MTKFKMIKEKLLSFFKSEKEEVPFKNHTSQESDNDYLADDLSDFETEKTEEQAAPTYQRSKGYHEKAKKQPAWLQKLSRFMPSPKNPIRRFWRRYRVGKILLILVGIGVLAIGSYLFAVAKSTNVSDLQDALKATTVIYDKDDNQVGSLSGQKGTYVELNAISDNMKNAVIATEDRSFYKNGGINYSRFFLALFTMGRFGGGSTITQQLAKNAYLSQEQTVTRKAKEFFLAIELTKKYSKDDILTMYLNNAYFGNSVWGVQDASRKYFGTDAANLTVEQSAILAGMLKGPEIYNPYYSVENATNRRNTVLGVMVDAGKITQAEADQAKQVNIADELNDTYTGNSDDYQYGSYFDAVIQEAEKKYGLSENDIVNNGYKIYTELDQNYQANMQAVFDNTAYFPVSDYDGQTAQGASVAMDPSTGAVRGLVGRVSPSSATFRSFNYATQASRSPGSTIKPLVVYSPAVASGYAITTDLPNTPRDYDGYSPTNYAGIETADLPMYQALANSYNIPAVYLLHKIGVSKGMSYGQKFGLNMKNVKEELGVALGGGVTTNPLEMAQAYATFANGGVMPKGHLITKIENASGDVIAEFKPSTKRVISQSVANKMTSMMLGTFSNGSAVNANAYGYTIAGKTGTVEANFNADLTSDQWVIGYTPDVVIAQWIGYDSTDENHYLTDASSGTASTIFSAVASSILPYTAGTEFTVENAYSQNGYDLVYSANGQTATSQSSSSDNILDKVQESAQDAGDKIGRAVKDAWDNFSSWFNKQTN; encoded by the coding sequence ATGACAAAATTTAAAATGATTAAAGAAAAGCTTCTTTCTTTTTTCAAATCAGAAAAAGAAGAAGTACCTTTCAAGAATCACACCAGTCAGGAAAGTGATAATGATTATCTGGCTGATGACTTAAGTGACTTTGAAACTGAAAAGACTGAGGAGCAGGCAGCTCCAACCTACCAACGTAGTAAAGGGTATCACGAAAAAGCAAAGAAGCAGCCAGCTTGGTTGCAAAAGCTTTCGCGTTTTATGCCGTCGCCTAAGAATCCTATTAGACGTTTCTGGCGTCGTTACCGAGTTGGAAAAATCTTACTCATTTTGGTTGGTATTGGTGTTTTAGCCATTGGCTCTTACCTTTTTGCCGTTGCCAAATCAACCAATGTCTCGGATTTGCAGGACGCATTGAAGGCGACAACTGTTATTTATGATAAAGATGACAATCAAGTTGGTTCGCTTTCAGGGCAAAAAGGGACTTACGTTGAGTTAAACGCTATTAGCGATAACATGAAAAATGCGGTAATTGCAACAGAAGACCGTTCATTTTACAAAAATGGTGGTATTAATTACTCTCGTTTCTTCTTAGCTTTGTTCACCATGGGACGTTTTGGTGGTGGGTCAACCATCACGCAACAATTGGCTAAAAATGCTTATCTAAGCCAAGAACAAACGGTCACTCGTAAAGCTAAAGAATTCTTCTTAGCGATTGAATTGACCAAAAAATACAGTAAAGATGATATCTTGACCATGTATTTGAACAATGCTTATTTTGGAAATTCGGTCTGGGGTGTCCAAGATGCCAGCCGCAAGTATTTCGGAACGGATGCTGCCAATCTGACTGTTGAACAATCAGCCATCTTAGCTGGTATGCTGAAAGGTCCTGAGATTTATAATCCTTATTATTCTGTGGAAAATGCGACGAACCGCCGTAACACAGTTCTAGGTGTTATGGTTGATGCTGGCAAAATCACGCAAGCTGAAGCTGACCAAGCTAAGCAAGTGAATATCGCTGATGAATTGAATGATACCTATACTGGAAATTCTGATGATTACCAATATGGTTCATACTTTGATGCGGTTATCCAAGAAGCTGAGAAAAAATACGGCTTGTCTGAAAATGATATCGTCAACAACGGCTATAAGATTTACACAGAATTAGACCAAAACTATCAAGCAAATATGCAGGCTGTTTTTGATAACACGGCTTATTTCCCAGTGTCTGATTATGACGGTCAAACAGCCCAAGGAGCTAGTGTTGCCATGGATCCGTCAACTGGTGCGGTTCGTGGTTTGGTCGGACGTGTCAGCCCAAGTTCAGCAACTTTCCGTAGCTTTAACTACGCGACACAAGCCTCACGAAGCCCTGGTTCAACCATTAAACCTCTAGTGGTTTACTCACCAGCTGTTGCTTCAGGTTATGCCATTACGACTGATTTACCAAATACACCTAGGGATTATGATGGCTATTCACCAACGAACTACGCTGGTATTGAAACAGCGGACCTTCCAATGTATCAAGCTTTGGCAAATTCATACAACATCCCAGCGGTTTACTTGCTTCATAAAATCGGTGTTAGCAAGGGAATGAGCTACGGTCAAAAATTTGGTCTTAACATGAAGAATGTTAAGGAAGAATTGGGTGTTGCCCTTGGTGGTGGTGTTACAACCAACCCACTTGAAATGGCTCAAGCTTACGCAACCTTTGCTAATGGCGGCGTGATGCCTAAAGGACATTTGATTACGAAAATTGAAAATGCCAGCGGTGATGTTATTGCAGAATTCAAGCCCTCAACCAAGCGCGTGATTAGCCAATCTGTAGCTAACAAAATGACCAGCATGATGCTTGGAACTTTCTCAAACGGTTCTGCGGTCAACGCCAATGCTTATGGTTACACAATCGCAGGTAAGACTGGGACAGTGGAAGCTAACTTCAATGCTGATTTGACCAGTGACCAGTGGGTTATCGGTTATACGCCAGACGTGGTTATCGCACAGTGGATTGGTTATGATTCGACAGATGAAAATCACTACCTGACTGATGCAAGTTCTGGTACAGCGTCGACAATCTTTAGCGCAGTAGCCAGCAGCATTTTGCCATACACTGCAGGAACAGAATTTACCGTTGAAAATGCTTATAGCCAAAATGGTTACGACTTGGTTTACAGCGCTAATGGTCAAACAGCCACAAGCCAATCATCAAGCTCTGATAACATCCTTGATAAGGTTCAAGAATCAGCTCAAGATGCCGGAGATAAGATTGGCCGTGCGGTTAAAGATGCTTGGGATAACTTCTCAAGTTGGTTCAACAAGCAGACTAACTAA
- a CDS encoding patatin-like phospholipase family protein — translation MSVGLVLEGGGMRGLFTAGVLDAFLDAGIEVDGIVSVSAGALFGVNFLSKQKGRALRYNKKYASYPEYMGLRSWLKTGNVVNKDFTYYKVPMELDIFDEKTFEESGVPFYATVTNLATGKPEYHKVDNVFEQMELLRASSALPLASKIVEWNGNKYLDGGLSDSIPVDFAKSLGFDKIIVVLTRPIDYRKKPSSGRLYKLFYRRYPKFVEVASKRYEHYNATVEHIIDLEKNGELFAIRPSQNLEIGRLETNPEKFEEIYQIGLADAKDDMAKLKEYLAK, via the coding sequence ATGTCAGTTGGTTTAGTATTAGAAGGTGGCGGCATGCGTGGGCTGTTTACGGCTGGTGTTCTAGATGCTTTTTTAGATGCTGGTATTGAAGTAGATGGTATTGTGTCAGTGTCTGCTGGAGCACTTTTTGGAGTGAACTTCTTGTCGAAACAAAAAGGTCGTGCCCTTCGTTATAATAAAAAATATGCCTCATATCCTGAGTATATGGGACTTCGTTCTTGGCTAAAAACTGGAAATGTGGTCAATAAAGATTTCACTTATTATAAAGTTCCGATGGAGTTGGACATTTTTGATGAAAAGACTTTTGAAGAATCAGGAGTTCCCTTTTATGCAACAGTGACTAACTTGGCAACTGGGAAACCAGAATACCACAAAGTTGATAATGTCTTTGAACAAATGGAGTTGCTTCGAGCAAGTTCTGCTCTGCCGTTGGCTTCAAAAATTGTAGAGTGGAATGGCAATAAATACCTTGACGGTGGCTTGTCAGATAGCATCCCAGTTGATTTTGCTAAAAGTCTTGGTTTCGACAAAATTATTGTTGTTTTGACACGCCCGATTGATTACCGTAAAAAACCAAGCAGCGGTCGTCTTTACAAACTCTTTTACAGAAGATATCCAAAATTTGTTGAAGTGGCTTCAAAACGTTATGAACATTACAATGCGACGGTTGAGCACATTATTGATTTGGAAAAGAATGGTGAACTCTTTGCCATTCGCCCAAGCCAAAATCTCGAAATTGGACGACTCGAAACTAATCCAGAAAAATTTGAAGAAATCTATCAAATCGGCTTAGCAGACGCCAAAGATGATATGGCAAAATTGAAGGAATACCTAGCAAAATGA
- the rpmG gene encoding 50S ribosomal protein L33 produces the protein MAQKKASLACTECGSRNYSIGVSSNPKPVRLEVNKYCKHCKKYTLHKETR, from the coding sequence ATGGCACAGAAAAAAGCAAGTTTAGCTTGTACAGAATGTGGAAGCCGTAACTACTCTATCGGAGTTAGTAGCAACCCCAAACCTGTACGACTAGAAGTTAATAAATATTGTAAACATTGTAAAAAATACACGCTACACAAAGAAACACGATAA
- a CDS encoding RluA family pseudouridine synthase: protein MTLTYTLKNPYPDSTVKELLEEHLLIPRKIRHFLRTKKHLLINGENINWQSLVKTGDTIQLTFDDDDYPQKTIPFGDSKLVDCLYQDEHLIIVNKPEGMKTHGNEPNEIALLNHVSAYVGKTCYVIHRLDMETSGAVMFAKNPFVLPVLNRLLENKDISREYWALVQGKFEPKHQVFQDKIGRDRHDRRKRVVDRKNGQIALTIVDRLKVFPKGSLVKCRLKTGRTHQIRVHLSAHGYAIIGDPLYSKIPAKRLMLHAHKLSFTHPFTLEKISVEAKSKTFEAGLH from the coding sequence ATGACTTTAACATATACGCTTAAAAATCCTTATCCAGATAGCACAGTTAAGGAACTATTAGAAGAGCATTTACTGATTCCGCGAAAAATTCGCCATTTTTTACGCACCAAAAAACACTTACTGATTAACGGGGAAAATATCAACTGGCAGAGCTTGGTCAAAACAGGCGACACTATCCAGCTAACTTTTGATGACGACGATTACCCACAAAAAACGATTCCATTTGGTGACAGCAAGTTAGTTGATTGTCTTTACCAAGATGAGCATCTCATCATTGTCAACAAACCTGAAGGCATGAAGACACACGGCAACGAGCCAAATGAAATTGCTCTACTCAACCATGTGTCAGCCTATGTCGGAAAAACATGCTACGTCATCCACCGTTTAGATATGGAAACTAGCGGAGCAGTTATGTTTGCTAAAAATCCTTTTGTTCTGCCAGTCCTCAATCGTCTGCTTGAAAACAAAGACATTTCACGTGAATATTGGGCACTAGTTCAAGGAAAATTTGAACCTAAACACCAAGTCTTTCAAGATAAAATCGGACGTGACCGTCATGACCGCAGAAAACGTGTCGTTGACCGCAAAAATGGTCAAATTGCCTTAACCATCGTTGACCGTCTCAAAGTCTTTCCAAAAGGAAGCTTGGTCAAATGTCGTCTAAAAACGGGACGCACGCACCAAATCCGCGTCCATCTGTCAGCACACGGATATGCCATCATCGGTGACCCATTATACAGCAAAATTCCTGCTAAACGTCTCATGCTCCACGCGCATAAACTCAGCTTCACACACCCATTTACTCTTGAAAAAATCAGTGTTGAAGCCAAGTCAAAAACATTTGAAGCAGGATTACATTAA
- a CDS encoding ion transporter, which yields MRKKIYDIIEPTKNVTTVEKIYDIFMVIVIIASLLPLTIKTHSTFYAVLENVTTLIFIIDYVLRLMTADFKLKQGKISFIKYPFTFLAITDLVAILSSLLFWNNTFRLFKIVRMIRTVRVFKLFRYSRSINMLIHVLKKQKESLLIVGALVVIYIFISALVIFNVEPTTFNNFFDALYWATISLTTVGYGDIYAVSAIGKLITMISSILGVAIIALPVSIMTAGYLEEIETRRHRRKH from the coding sequence ATGAGAAAGAAAATTTACGACATCATTGAACCAACCAAAAACGTCACCACCGTTGAAAAGATTTATGACATTTTCATGGTCATTGTTATTATTGCGAGCCTGCTTCCTTTAACCATCAAAACACATTCAACTTTTTATGCGGTTCTGGAAAATGTAACCACTCTTATTTTCATCATCGATTATGTGCTACGTCTTATGACTGCAGACTTTAAACTCAAGCAAGGAAAAATTTCTTTCATCAAATATCCTTTTACTTTCCTTGCTATTACAGACCTTGTTGCGATTTTGTCTTCTCTGCTATTTTGGAATAATACTTTCCGATTATTCAAAATCGTACGTATGATTCGTACGGTTCGTGTATTCAAACTCTTTCGTTATTCTAGAAGCATCAACATGCTCATTCATGTTCTTAAAAAGCAAAAAGAGTCTTTGTTAATTGTTGGTGCTTTAGTTGTCATTTATATTTTCATCTCAGCTCTCGTCATTTTCAATGTTGAGCCAACAACTTTTAATAATTTCTTTGACGCCCTTTACTGGGCAACTATTTCTCTGACAACCGTTGGCTACGGAGATATTTACGCTGTCTCTGCCATCGGAAAATTAATCACCATGATTTCGTCAATCCTTGGCGTTGCTATCATCGCACTGCCTGTCAGCATCATGACCGCAGGTTACCTAGAAGAAATCGAGACACGACGCCACAGACGTAAACATTAG
- the secE gene encoding preprotein translocase subunit SecE, protein MAFIKGVFTILSETTWPDRKQRWKDYISVLEYTAFFTIVIFIFDKLLSLGVMDLLNRF, encoded by the coding sequence GTGGCATTCATTAAGGGAGTTTTTACGATTTTAAGTGAAACAACTTGGCCAGATCGTAAACAACGTTGGAAAGATTATATCTCTGTACTTGAATATACAGCATTCTTTACCATTGTTATTTTCATTTTCGATAAATTGCTCTCACTGGGAGTGATGGATTTGTTAAATCGATTCTAA